In the genome of Cyclopterus lumpus isolate fCycLum1 chromosome 19, fCycLum1.pri, whole genome shotgun sequence, the window CAAACCCAGCAAAGCCATCTATAGCTTCTCGAGCAACTTTTACTAGTTGAGCCATAACCAGGCTGAGTGAGGGCAACAACCTGTCCCAAAACCTCTCCCGGTGGTCCATAAACCCTCTCCTTTCTACTTTGCGAATGTAGTATTAGTCTCCGTGGTGCTTTCCCTCGGCACAATGAAACTAACCCGTGTTCAAGGACACGTGTGCACACATTTAAGCTAATGTAAGCGTTCAGGTAGGCTATTGCGCTAGTTTGAGCATTGATGCCCTTGTTCACAATGACGTCAACCAGTTGCTGCTGATCGGGAATACACGTTGTTAGTTTAATAACGTGTTTGAGTATAAAcccaattaaaacaaacacggCAGTTAAACttacaaaaaatgaaataaagaatacaTAATTACTAACTTTATTGTATTACTAAAATtagaagtaaaataaattaaaatgactttGAAACAATCTTTACAGAGACAATACATTGTAAATTGACTACACATAatgttacagtatatatatatatatacacatacacacacaaattccattcattatttaattaaaataataattagttaaAACTATTAGATTGCAGTGAAATTAATCAAAAGCAGTTCGGGATTGTAACAGCAGATGGCGGTAAAAGCGCGCAGATCAATTTGAACTGACGTACACGGAATCGACGAAAAAGAAACCTGGGCAGCATGACGTCACGTGGTTGAGCAACCGGCGCGCGGCACGGAAGAGCGGCGTGTTTTCGCCATCGTTTCCTTGGAAATGACCAATTAGCTACTCTTTGTGGTAAGGTTGATTGCCAGTGAGATGTTTATGACTAACGACACAATGACCGAGAGAACACGAGGTGTTTACAGTGCGGACTCACAGGCGCGTTAGTTTGATTTCAGTTAACTTTTCTGATGTTGCGCACTTCTACTGGCAGGCTAGCACCGACGGGGCTAAATAGCTAACGTTACCATGACTACTGTTGTTGTGGTCTTGTGAGAAAACGATCTGCATATAATGTAACGTTATCTACTGATATGGAATATATCTTTTCTCGATTTCGAGCAAACTACTGTACTTCTGCTGAGTTATGTGTCGATAAAGTTACTAAAATCCGATCCTTGTCTAATGTCTGACTCCTGGATGCTTCCACAGAGTCATTATGGCCTCGGATGACATCGCTCAGCTGGCGGATGTGCTTTCCAAGATCCACGTCGGGGATGGAGAGTTGGGCTTTAAAGGCTCTGGTCTGAAGCTGGACAACGCAGAGTCAGGTGAGATGTCGAGCGGTGTGCAGAGATCTTCTCCTTTGGTCCACCACCGGGTCAGACCTGACACCCTGTTCTCTGCACTTTCAGTGGAGGAGCTGATCCGTGAGATGGAGCAGTACCCGGGCCTGAGAGCGTTGCGCCTGGAGGGGAACACATTGGGGGTGGATGCAGCCCGGGCCATTGCCAAGGCTCTGGAGAGCAAAGACCTGCTCCAGGTGCTCGCTCTGGATTCCCTCCTGTCCCATTGTCGTAGTAAAGAAGGCTCACTTTGCTGTTTTCTATCTCTTAAAACactctttgtgtctttcagaGATGCTATTGGAGTGACATGTTCACCGGAAGGTTGCGCTCTGAAATCCCAACAGCCCTGGTGAGAAGTTCAGACGCTGATTCATGCAGTTGTGGTTTCTGGATTTGCGTCGTGATAAAGTTTAGTGCTAGACTTCTTTGATAGCCACCCTGAGAACATGCCTGCGTCACATGTCGTCTTTCTGTGCGTTCACCAGAGGTGTCTGGGCGGTGCATTAATGAGTTCCGGGGCAAGGCTGACCGATTTGGACCTGAGTGATAATGCCTTTGGGCCAGATGGTCTGAAGGGAATCGAGCAGCTGCTGAAGAGCCCGTCCTGCCACACTTTGCAGGAGCTGAGGCTCAACAATTGTGGCATGGGGATCGGTGGAGGAAAGGTGAGTTCTATAGCACTGTAAATCGCTCAGCCACCTCCAACACATTTCAAATGGTACTTTTAACCTCTCCTCACACAAACTGCAAATTTTCCACACAGGTCAAgttttagtgtgttggcatccCAGTGCAGATCGTTACAGTGCTGTATGCTTTGTGTAGATCCTGGCTGAAGCTCTGATTGAGGGCCACAGTCAGTCATCAGCGTACGGCGCTCCACTCAAACTGAGAGTGTTCATCGCAGGGAGGAACCGTCTGGAAAATGAAGGAGCCAGCGCCCTGGCTAATGCCTTCCAGGTAGAAAGAGCTATTTGACAATCAGTTACATTTTAATAGGGATTTATCAATCATTTCCTAATTCAAGCATCTGAAGGATTTACAATCCTAgactcctctctttttttccccatgtaAGCTGATGGGCAGCCTGGAAGAAGTCCACATGCCCCAGAATGGTATCAACCACGCAGGTGTGGTGGCGTTGGCTTCAGCCATGCAACACAACCCAGAGCTCCGAGTCCTCAACTTCAACGACAACACCTTCACCAAGAGGGGGACGCTGGCCATGGCACAGGTGAGGCCTGTTCTCACATTGCCTCTAAGTAGAGGAGATATGCAGCCGTGCGTTTGAGTCAAATATGTTTctgcaaaatatgtttttctcgGCCGTGCAGGCTCTGAGGCACCTGAGGAACGTACAGGTGATCAACTTTGGGGACTGTCTGGTCCGCTCAGAAGGAGCCATCGCCCTCGCTGCTGTCCTCAGAGAGGGACTGCCGATCCTCAAGGTCAGTTCACCCTCAAAGTTCAGCCTCTGTCTGCCGCGTCACCCGGCTGATTGCAGTGCTCTGCGGTGTTCCTTGTTTTCAGGAGCTCAATCTGTCTTTTGGTGAGATCACAGAGGCGGCAGCTCTGGTGGTCGCTCAGGCTGCGATGGACAAACCTGACATGGAGAAAGTGGATTTGAACGGTAGGCTGACTGTGGaagggcacgcacacacacacggttctcATGGCAGTCTGAAACGTGATGGAATTAGTTTCCAAAGAATTGCCTTTGAAAAATGATTAAATAGAATGAAAATGTTCTGAAAGTTATGTCACATTTAAGTTAAATTTAAgatgtatatctttttttaacccTAAAAAAAAGTTTCTCTTCTATGTGACTCTTACAGGTAACAGTTTGGGGGAGGAGGGTTGTGAGGCTTTGAGGGAAGCTatgaaaaacatgaacaaaggaAGCATGCTGGCAtcactcaggtaacacacacgtTGGTGGGATGTGAAGTGATCCAGTGAATATCTTTCTGAAGTTCCTTCagtacaaacaaaacacaacttgtCTCTGATCAGCTTGTTAAACGAAACAAATGTTATTATCGTGACTTCACTgtagtgatgatgatggagaacCTGATGACGAGGGTGAAGATGCCGCCGATGATGCTGATCATGATGATGCCAGTGACGACTGTAGTGAAGACAATGAAGAGGACAGTGAAATTGTGAAGGAAAATGGAATAACAAGAAAAGACGACAGTCCTGCAAAACCTCAGAGCCCAGTAAGATGCCACGAAATACACGCTGCCTATTGTTCACGTCTAAATAAATGAAGGCGTTGTGTTTTGGATTGTGACTTTGTGTCCACCCTCAGGCAGAGATCATGTCTGTCCTCAGCTGCCCCTCGGCAGAGAGGCTCCTTCAGCTGGGAGAGATGAGGATGAGCCTGCAACAGCAGGTAGGActccaaaaataaaagatgataGCGTGTCCCAGCAGATCGTTTGCTGTTCCTACAATCTGATATAACTCTCCCCTTTGGATGTTTAGTCTGCTAGGTTATGTGTACAAACAGAATTTATGTGGATATAATCTGTTCATAAAACTTCCCTTTTCTCACCAGGTGGATGCATCTGACCCACACAAGGCCGCCGACATCCTTCT includes:
- the rangap1b gene encoding ran GTPase-activating protein 1b; this encodes MASDDIAQLADVLSKIHVGDGELGFKGSGLKLDNAESVEELIREMEQYPGLRALRLEGNTLGVDAARAIAKALESKDLLQRCYWSDMFTGRLRSEIPTALRCLGGALMSSGARLTDLDLSDNAFGPDGLKGIEQLLKSPSCHTLQELRLNNCGMGIGGGKILAEALIEGHSQSSAYGAPLKLRVFIAGRNRLENEGASALANAFQLMGSLEEVHMPQNGINHAGVVALASAMQHNPELRVLNFNDNTFTKRGTLAMAQALRHLRNVQVINFGDCLVRSEGAIALAAVLREGLPILKELNLSFGEITEAAALVVAQAAMDKPDMEKVDLNGNSLGEEGCEALREAMKNMNKGSMLASLSDDDGEPDDEGEDAADDADHDDASDDCSEDNEEDSEIVKENGITRKDDSPAKPQSPAEIMSVLSCPSAERLLQLGEMRMSLQQQVDASDPHKAADILLKIASLYSEEPETKTAVLETIDAVLKKLLSGSVFQSYCFLSSLLVMMGLLKGEGKMKKVSLVPGQLLCLEHAIQQEYFLQHHAALLHTFMSKNSGALESCSTASERLSSTLEKKCHDQH